The proteins below come from a single Streptomyces sp. M92 genomic window:
- a CDS encoding ATP-binding protein: protein MRAASTPRLPVTARVFAQRFSSTPRGARLARHLALHRLDAWGVPYGSPVSDTAALLVAELAANAVTHGRVPGRDIEVRLRLDAYTLRIDVSDSRGERRPGMSESTVAPEAERGRGLLLVDALADRWGVFDRVPVGKTVRAELDLLPR from the coding sequence ATGAGAGCAGCCTCCACCCCCCGACTCCCGGTCACCGCGCGTGTGTTCGCACAGCGATTCAGCTCCACCCCGCGCGGTGCACGACTGGCCCGGCATCTCGCCCTGCACCGCCTGGACGCGTGGGGTGTCCCCTACGGCTCGCCGGTCTCTGACACGGCCGCGCTGCTCGTCGCGGAGCTGGCGGCGAACGCCGTGACGCACGGGCGGGTGCCGGGGCGGGACATCGAGGTGCGGCTGCGGCTGGACGCGTACACGCTGCGGATCGACGTGTCCGACAGCAGGGGAGAGCGCCGGCCGGGCATGTCGGAGAGCACGGTGGCGCCGGAGGCCGAGCGCGGCCGGGGTCTGCTGCTCGTGGACGCGCTCGCCGACCGGTGGGGCGTGTTCGACCGCGTACCCGTCGGCAAGACGGTCCGCGCGGAGCTGGACCTGCTGCCCCGGTGA
- a CDS encoding HipA family kinase, with translation MLTEVTATRYIEPLRTGGSVPGVVEADDLGTYVLKFTGSAQGRKALVAEVIVGELARELGLRVPELVLAHFDPAIGAGEPHQEVRDLLDASAGLNLGMDYLSGGADLTPELAEVFPVDSAEAGRVVWLDALTVNVDRTVHSSNLMVWPTSGTVPPRLWLIDHGAALVFHHRWGASPPEKAYDFRHHALGHYAPDVRAADAELAPKVTEELLREVVGRVPEDWLTCEAGLDTPDEVRAAYVEYLLTRARASRQWLPTGFPSREELAAENAARAERTRRGRPDWLKRVPDLHGKPPAEQDWSVHLG, from the coding sequence ATGCTCACCGAAGTCACCGCCACCCGCTACATCGAGCCCCTGCGCACCGGCGGCTCCGTCCCCGGCGTCGTGGAGGCCGACGACCTCGGCACCTACGTCCTGAAGTTCACCGGCTCCGCGCAGGGCCGCAAGGCGCTGGTGGCGGAGGTGATCGTGGGGGAGCTGGCCCGGGAGCTGGGGCTGCGGGTGCCGGAGCTGGTGCTCGCGCACTTCGACCCGGCGATCGGCGCGGGCGAGCCGCACCAGGAGGTGCGGGACCTGCTGGACGCCAGCGCGGGGCTCAACCTCGGCATGGACTACCTGTCGGGCGGCGCCGACCTCACGCCCGAGCTGGCCGAGGTGTTCCCGGTGGACTCGGCGGAGGCCGGGCGCGTCGTCTGGCTGGACGCGCTCACCGTCAACGTCGACCGCACGGTGCACAGCTCCAACCTCATGGTCTGGCCCACCTCCGGCACGGTGCCCCCGAGGCTGTGGCTGATCGACCACGGCGCGGCGCTGGTCTTCCACCACCGCTGGGGCGCGTCCCCGCCCGAGAAGGCGTACGACTTCCGCCACCACGCCCTCGGCCACTACGCGCCCGACGTCCGGGCCGCCGACGCCGAACTGGCGCCGAAGGTGACGGAGGAGCTATTGCGCGAGGTGGTGGGGCGGGTGCCGGAGGACTGGCTGACCTGCGAGGCGGGCCTGGACACGCCGGACGAGGTGCGTGCCGCCTACGTCGAGTACCTGCTCACCCGCGCCCGCGCCTCCCGGCAGTGGCTGCCGACCGGGTTCCCGAGCCGCGAGGAACTCGCCGCAGAGAACGCCGCCCGCGCGGAGCGCACCCGGCGCGGCCGTCCCGACTGGCTCAAGCGCGTACCCGACCTGCACGGCAAGCCGCCCGCCGAGCAGGACTGGTCCGTGCACCTGGGCTGA
- the aceB gene encoding malate synthase A, producing the protein MSAPAPSTLAIVDAEPLPRQEEVLTDAALAFVAELHRRFTPRRDELLARRAERRAEIARTSTLDFLPETAAIRADDSWKVAPAPDALQDRRVEITGPTDRKMTINALNSGAKVWLADFEDASAPTWENVVLGQLNLASAYTRTIDFTDERTGKSYALRPAEELATVVMRPRGWHLDERHLQVDGRPVPGALVDFGLYFFHNAQRLLDLGKGPYFYLPKTESHLEARLWNEVFVFAQDYVGIPQGTVRATVLIETITAAYEMEEILYELRDHASGLNAGRWDYLFSIVKNFRDGGEKFVLPDRNAVTMTAPFMRAYTELLVRTCHKRGAHAIGGMAAFIPSRRDAEVNKVAFEKVRADKDREAGDGFDGSWVAHPDLVPIAMESFDKVLGDKPNQKDRLREDVDVKAADLIAIDSLDAKPTYAGLVNAVQVGIRYIEAWLRGLGAVAIFNLMEDAATAEISRSQIWQWINAGVVLDNGEPVTAELARKVAAEELAGIRAEIGDVAFAAGNWQQAHDLLLTVSLDEDYADFLTLPAYEQLKG; encoded by the coding sequence ATGTCCGCACCAGCGCCGTCCACGCTGGCCATCGTCGACGCCGAGCCCCTGCCCCGGCAGGAGGAGGTCCTCACCGATGCGGCGCTCGCCTTCGTGGCCGAGCTGCACCGGCGGTTCACGCCCCGGCGTGACGAGCTCCTCGCCCGCCGAGCGGAGCGCCGCGCCGAGATCGCCCGCACCTCCACGCTCGACTTCCTCCCGGAGACCGCCGCGATCCGCGCGGACGACTCCTGGAAGGTGGCCCCCGCTCCGGACGCGCTCCAGGACCGCCGCGTCGAGATCACCGGCCCCACGGACCGCAAGATGACCATCAACGCCCTCAACTCGGGCGCGAAGGTCTGGCTCGCGGACTTCGAGGACGCCTCCGCCCCGACCTGGGAGAACGTCGTCCTCGGCCAGCTCAACCTGGCCTCCGCCTACACCCGCACCATCGACTTCACGGACGAGCGCACCGGCAAGTCGTACGCCCTGCGCCCGGCCGAGGAACTGGCGACGGTCGTCATGCGCCCCCGCGGCTGGCACCTCGACGAGCGCCACCTCCAGGTCGACGGCCGCCCGGTCCCCGGCGCCCTGGTCGACTTCGGCCTCTACTTCTTCCACAACGCCCAGCGCCTGCTGGACCTCGGCAAGGGCCCGTACTTCTACCTGCCCAAGACGGAGTCGCACCTGGAGGCCCGCCTCTGGAACGAGGTCTTCGTCTTCGCGCAGGACTACGTCGGCATCCCGCAGGGCACCGTCCGCGCCACCGTCCTGATCGAGACGATCACGGCCGCGTACGAGATGGAGGAGATCCTCTACGAGCTGCGCGACCACGCCTCCGGCCTGAACGCGGGCCGCTGGGACTACCTCTTCTCCATCGTCAAGAACTTCCGTGACGGCGGCGAGAAGTTCGTCCTTCCGGACCGCAACGCGGTGACGATGACCGCCCCGTTCATGCGCGCGTACACCGAACTCCTCGTCCGCACCTGCCACAAGCGCGGCGCGCACGCCATCGGCGGCATGGCGGCGTTCATCCCGTCCCGCCGGGACGCCGAGGTCAACAAGGTTGCCTTCGAGAAGGTCCGCGCCGACAAGGACCGCGAGGCCGGCGACGGCTTCGACGGCTCGTGGGTGGCCCACCCCGACCTGGTGCCGATCGCCATGGAGTCCTTCGACAAGGTCCTCGGCGACAAGCCGAACCAGAAGGACCGCCTGCGTGAGGACGTCGACGTCAAGGCCGCCGACCTGATCGCCATCGACTCCCTCGACGCCAAGCCGACGTACGCGGGTCTGGTCAACGCCGTGCAGGTCGGTATCCGCTACATCGAGGCCTGGTTGCGGGGCCTCGGCGCCGTCGCCATCTTCAACCTGATGGAGGACGCGGCCACCGCCGAGATCTCCCGCTCGCAGATCTGGCAGTGGATCAACGCGGGCGTCGTCCTCGACAACGGCGAGCCGGTCACCGCCGAGCTGGCCCGCAAGGTCGCCGCCGAGGAACTGGCGGGCATCCGCGCCGAGATCGGCGACGTAGCCTTCGCGGCCGGCAACTGGCAGCAGGCCCACGACCTGCTGCTGACCGTCTCGCTCGACGAGGACTACGCCGACTTCCTGACGCTGCCGGCGTACGAGCAGCTGAAGGGCTGA
- a CDS encoding nucleotidyltransferase family protein: protein MTETEEQVAGLLLAAGGGRRLGGRPKALLEHRGHPLVEHAIAALRAAGCARVHVVLGARADAVRERAALDGCVVVENPDWEQGMGSSLRAGLASLTGTGARAALVSLVDQPGIGAEAMARVRGGFRDETSLVSAAYAGARGHPVLLGAGHWPGVMATATGDRGARAYLREHEARITLVECGDVARPYDIDTEPDLRHLE, encoded by the coding sequence ATGACGGAGACCGAAGAGCAGGTGGCGGGGCTGCTGCTCGCCGCCGGAGGCGGGCGGCGGCTCGGCGGACGGCCCAAGGCCCTGCTCGAACACCGCGGACATCCACTCGTCGAACACGCGATCGCCGCGTTGCGCGCCGCCGGATGTGCCCGCGTGCACGTGGTTCTGGGGGCGCGCGCCGACGCCGTACGCGAGCGGGCGGCGCTCGACGGCTGCGTGGTCGTGGAGAACCCGGACTGGGAGCAGGGCATGGGGTCGTCGCTGCGCGCCGGACTCGCCTCCCTCACCGGGACGGGAGCGCGGGCCGCGCTGGTCTCCCTGGTGGACCAGCCCGGCATCGGCGCCGAGGCGATGGCCCGGGTGCGCGGCGGATTCCGGGACGAGACCTCCCTCGTGTCGGCGGCGTACGCGGGCGCGCGCGGCCACCCCGTCCTCCTCGGCGCCGGCCACTGGCCGGGCGTCATGGCGACTGCCACCGGGGACCGGGGGGCACGCGCCTATCTGAGGGAACACGAGGCGCGGATCACGCTCGTCGAATGCGGGGACGTGGCGCGGCCGTACGACATCGACACGGAGCCCGACCTGCGCCACCTTGAGTGA
- a CDS encoding DUF5955 family protein yields MLQSLGQGQVTVGDEDVRVVALRTAVARLRRQLALLPADFPDRVIAEDELADLAAMSAHGVPEVPRLHRSLLLIAGAIGSVSALSRGLTEVRHAVDLFGDPPRR; encoded by the coding sequence GTGTTGCAGAGCTTGGGGCAGGGGCAGGTGACCGTCGGCGACGAGGACGTGAGGGTGGTCGCGCTGCGCACCGCGGTGGCGCGGCTGCGCCGCCAGCTCGCCCTGCTGCCCGCCGACTTCCCGGACCGGGTGATCGCCGAGGACGAACTCGCCGACCTCGCCGCGATGTCGGCGCACGGTGTGCCGGAGGTGCCGCGGCTGCACCGCTCCCTGCTGTTGATCGCGGGCGCGATCGGCTCCGTCAGCGCCCTGTCGCGGGGGCTGACGGAGGTTCGTCACGCCGTGGACCTCTTCGGCGACCCGCCGCGCCGCTGA
- the allR gene encoding allantoin degradation transcriptional regulator AllR has protein sequence MPTSSASTTDSARSATGGVQSLERAFDLLERMADAGGEVGLSELSASSGLPLPTIHRLMRTLVACGYVRQQPNRRYALGPRLIRLGESASRLLGTWARPHLARLVEETGETANMALLDGDEIVYVAQVPSKHSMRMFTEVGRRVLPHSTGVGKALLADFPADEVRALLGRTGMPAATEKTITTPDGFIAALEEVRRQGYAIDDNEQEIGVRCLAVSVPDSPTAAAISISGPAGRVTEAATDRMVPLLQQVAAELSEALLTSNGNGNGNPAA, from the coding sequence GTGCCGACGTCCAGCGCCAGCACCACCGACTCCGCCAGGTCCGCCACAGGTGGCGTCCAGTCCCTGGAACGCGCCTTCGACCTGCTCGAACGGATGGCGGACGCGGGCGGCGAGGTCGGCCTGAGCGAGCTCTCCGCGAGCAGCGGACTGCCGCTGCCGACCATCCACCGCCTGATGCGCACCCTCGTGGCCTGCGGCTACGTACGCCAGCAGCCCAACCGCCGGTACGCGCTCGGCCCGCGCCTGATCCGGCTCGGCGAGTCGGCCTCCCGGCTGCTGGGCACCTGGGCCCGCCCGCACCTGGCCCGCCTGGTCGAGGAGACCGGCGAGACGGCGAACATGGCGCTGCTCGACGGCGACGAGATCGTGTACGTCGCGCAGGTGCCGTCCAAGCACTCGATGCGCATGTTCACCGAGGTCGGCCGGCGCGTCCTGCCGCACTCCACGGGCGTGGGCAAGGCGCTGCTCGCGGACTTCCCGGCGGACGAGGTGCGGGCCCTGCTCGGCCGCACCGGCATGCCGGCCGCGACCGAGAAGACGATCACCACTCCGGACGGCTTCATCGCCGCGCTGGAGGAGGTGCGGCGCCAGGGCTACGCGATCGACGACAACGAGCAGGAGATCGGCGTGCGCTGCCTGGCCGTCTCCGTGCCCGACTCCCCCACCGCCGCGGCGATCTCCATCTCCGGTCCGGCCGGCCGGGTCACCGAGGCCGCGACCGACCGGATGGTGCCGCTGCTCCAGCAGGTGGCGGCGGAGCTGTCCGAGGCCCTGCTGACCTCGAACGGCAACGGCAACGGCAACCCGGCGGCGTAG
- the allB gene encoding allantoinase AllB yields the protein MSGAELVLRSTRVITPEGTRAASIAVTGEKITAVLPYDAPVPDGARLEDVGDHVVLPGLVDTHVHVNDPGRTEWEGFWTATRAAAAGGITTLVDMPLNSIPPTTTVDNLRTKREVAADKAHIDVGFWGGALPDNVKDLRPLHEAGVFGFKAFLSPSGVDEFPHLDQEQLARSLAEIAAFDGLLIVHAEDPHHLAAAPQQGGPKYSHFLASRPRDAEDTAIATLLAQAKRFNARVHILHLSSSDALPLIAEARADGVQVTVETCPHYLTLTAEEVPDGASEFKCCPPIREAANQDLLWQALVDGTIDCVVTDHSPSTADLKTDDFATAWGGIAGLQLSLPAMWTKARERGLGLEDVVRWMSVNTARQVGLDGRKGAIAAGHDADFAVLAPDETFTVDPAALQHRNRVTAYAGKTLYGVVKSTWLRGARIVADGAFTDPKGQLLTRTP from the coding sequence GTGTCCGGAGCTGAACTGGTGCTGCGCTCGACGCGCGTCATCACCCCCGAGGGGACACGCGCCGCGTCGATCGCGGTGACCGGAGAGAAGATCACGGCGGTCCTGCCGTACGACGCCCCCGTCCCGGACGGCGCCCGGCTGGAGGACGTGGGCGACCACGTCGTGCTGCCCGGCCTGGTCGACACCCACGTGCACGTGAACGACCCCGGCCGCACCGAGTGGGAGGGCTTCTGGACCGCCACCCGCGCCGCGGCGGCCGGCGGCATCACCACCCTCGTCGACATGCCGCTGAACTCCATCCCGCCGACCACCACGGTCGACAACCTGCGCACCAAGCGCGAGGTCGCCGCCGACAAGGCCCACATCGACGTCGGCTTCTGGGGCGGTGCGCTGCCCGACAACGTCAAGGACCTGCGTCCCCTGCACGAGGCCGGGGTCTTCGGCTTCAAGGCCTTCCTGTCCCCGTCGGGCGTGGACGAGTTCCCGCACCTCGACCAGGAGCAGCTCGCCCGGTCGCTCGCGGAGATCGCCGCCTTCGACGGCCTGCTGATCGTGCACGCCGAGGACCCGCACCACCTGGCCGCGGCCCCGCAGCAGGGCGGCCCCAAGTACTCCCACTTCCTCGCCAGCCGCCCGCGCGACGCCGAGGACACCGCGATCGCGACCCTGCTCGCGCAGGCCAAGCGGTTCAACGCACGCGTGCACATCCTGCACCTCTCCTCCAGCGACGCCCTGCCGCTGATAGCCGAGGCCCGCGCCGACGGCGTACAGGTGACGGTCGAGACCTGCCCGCACTACCTCACCCTCACCGCGGAGGAAGTGCCGGACGGCGCCAGCGAGTTCAAGTGCTGCCCGCCCATCCGCGAGGCCGCCAACCAGGACCTGCTGTGGCAGGCGCTCGTCGACGGCACCATCGACTGCGTGGTCACCGACCACTCGCCGTCCACCGCCGACCTGAAGACCGACGACTTCGCCACCGCCTGGGGCGGCATCGCCGGCCTCCAGCTCAGCCTGCCGGCGATGTGGACCAAGGCCCGCGAGCGCGGCCTCGGCCTGGAGGACGTCGTGCGCTGGATGTCCGTGAACACGGCCCGCCAGGTCGGCCTCGACGGGCGCAAGGGCGCCATCGCCGCCGGCCACGACGCCGACTTCGCCGTCCTCGCTCCCGACGAGACCTTCACCGTCGACCCGGCCGCCCTCCAGCACCGCAACCGCGTCACCGCCTACGCGGGCAAGACCCTGTACGGCGTCGTGAAGTCCACCTGGCTGCGCGGAGCGCGCATCGTGGCGGACGGCGCGTTCACCGACCCGAAGGGACAGCTCCTCACCCGGACCCCCTGA
- the alc gene encoding allantoicase, with the protein MTAQQNTSLASFTGDANPYGGGDPYADYRTADLPFTQYANLADRQLGAGVVAANDEFFAQRENLLVPERAEFDPEHFGHKGKVMDGWETRRRRGVSAEHPWPTEDDHDWALIRLGAPGVIRGIVVDTAHFRGNYPQAVSVEGTSVAGSPSPEELLADDVKWTTLVPRTAVGGHAANGFAVSAEQRFTHLRLKQHPDGGIARLRVHGEVVPDPAWLAALGTFDVVALENGGQVEDASNLFYSPATNTIQPGRSRKMDDGWETRRRRDQGNDWISYRLVDRVQIRAIEIDTAYLKGNSAGWASVSVKDGESGEWREVLPRTRMQPDTNHRFVLPEAAVGTHARVDIYPDGGISRLRLFGSLTEEGAAHLAARHQELGG; encoded by the coding sequence GTGACGGCCCAGCAGAACACCTCGTTGGCCAGCTTCACCGGAGACGCGAACCCCTACGGAGGCGGCGACCCGTACGCGGACTACCGCACCGCCGACCTCCCCTTCACCCAGTACGCCAACCTTGCCGACCGGCAGCTCGGCGCGGGTGTCGTCGCCGCCAACGACGAGTTCTTCGCCCAGCGCGAGAACCTGCTGGTGCCCGAGCGCGCCGAGTTCGACCCCGAGCACTTCGGGCACAAGGGCAAGGTCATGGACGGCTGGGAGACCCGCCGCCGTCGCGGTGTCTCGGCCGAGCACCCCTGGCCCACCGAGGACGACCACGACTGGGCGCTGATCCGCCTCGGCGCCCCCGGAGTCATCCGCGGCATCGTCGTCGACACCGCCCACTTCCGCGGCAACTACCCGCAGGCCGTCTCCGTCGAGGGCACCTCGGTCGCCGGCTCCCCGTCGCCCGAGGAACTGCTCGCGGACGACGTGAAGTGGACGACCCTCGTCCCGCGCACCGCGGTCGGCGGCCACGCGGCCAACGGCTTCGCCGTCTCGGCCGAGCAGCGCTTCACCCACCTGCGCCTCAAGCAGCACCCCGACGGCGGCATCGCCCGCCTGCGCGTCCACGGCGAGGTCGTGCCCGACCCGGCGTGGCTCGCCGCCCTCGGCACCTTCGACGTCGTCGCCCTGGAGAACGGCGGCCAGGTCGAGGACGCCTCCAACCTCTTCTACTCGCCGGCCACCAACACCATCCAGCCGGGCCGCTCCCGCAAGATGGACGACGGCTGGGAGACCCGCCGCCGCCGCGACCAGGGCAACGACTGGATCAGCTACCGGCTGGTGGACCGCGTCCAGATCCGCGCGATCGAGATCGACACGGCGTACCTGAAGGGCAACTCGGCCGGCTGGGCCTCGGTGTCCGTGAAGGACGGCGAGTCCGGCGAGTGGCGCGAGGTCCTGCCGCGCACCCGCATGCAGCCCGACACCAACCACCGCTTCGTCCTGCCCGAGGCGGCCGTCGGCACCCACGCGCGCGTGGACATCTACCCCGACGGCGGCATCTCCCGCCTGCGCCTCTTCGGCTCCCTGACCGAGGAGGGCGCGGCCCACCTCGCCGCCCGCCACCAGGAGCTGGGCGGCTGA
- a CDS encoding SDR family NAD(P)-dependent oxidoreductase: MNTSASKMTNTNPSTHVPAPLAGRTALVTGGSRGIGAATALRLAREGADVALTYVNRKDAAEDVVRAVEALGRRAVALRADSADAEEAAEAVERAADALGRLDVLVNNAGVGMLGPVEGFTVADVDRVLAVNVRGVFLTARAAAARMTEGGRIVTVGSCMALRVPGPGGTLYAMSKAALVGLTKALARELGGRGITANIVHPGPVDTDMNPADGPYAEAQAALTALGRFGRAEEVAATVAHLASAAYVTGAEFAVDGGHAA, translated from the coding sequence ATGAACACGAGCGCGAGCAAGATGACGAACACGAACCCTTCCACCCACGTGCCGGCCCCCCTGGCCGGCCGTACCGCCCTGGTGACCGGCGGCAGTCGCGGCATCGGCGCGGCGACCGCGCTGCGACTGGCGCGGGAGGGCGCCGACGTGGCCCTGACCTATGTGAACCGCAAGGACGCTGCCGAGGACGTCGTCCGGGCCGTCGAGGCGCTGGGCCGCCGGGCGGTGGCGCTGCGCGCGGACAGCGCCGACGCGGAGGAGGCGGCGGAGGCGGTGGAGCGTGCCGCCGACGCGCTGGGCCGGCTCGACGTACTGGTCAACAACGCGGGCGTCGGGATGCTCGGTCCCGTGGAGGGCTTCACGGTCGCCGATGTGGACCGGGTGCTGGCGGTCAACGTGCGGGGCGTCTTCCTCACCGCGCGGGCGGCGGCCGCCCGCATGACGGAGGGCGGGCGGATCGTCACCGTCGGCAGTTGCATGGCCCTGCGGGTGCCGGGTCCCGGCGGGACGCTGTACGCGATGAGCAAGGCGGCACTGGTCGGGCTGACCAAGGCGCTCGCCCGGGAACTGGGCGGGCGCGGCATCACCGCGAACATCGTCCATCCCGGGCCGGTCGACACCGACATGAACCCGGCGGACGGCCCGTACGCCGAGGCGCAGGCGGCGCTGACCGCGCTGGGCCGCTTCGGCAGGGCCGAGGAGGTGGCGGCGACCGTCGCCCACCTGGCGTCGGCCGCGTACGTCACCGGGGCGGAGTTCGCGGTGGACGGCGGCCACGCCGCCTAG
- a CDS encoding ribonuclease domain-containing protein, producing MRFPPRVARFGAAAAVLSALFAGGTVSATTAGAAPAAVGDICYSALPSQAHDTLDLIEQGGPYPFDQDGTVFQNREGILPSRSTGYYHEYTVITPGSDTRGARRIVTGEDYQEDYYTADHYASFDLVDHGC from the coding sequence ATGCGATTCCCCCCACGCGTCGCTCGGTTCGGCGCAGCAGCCGCAGTCCTGTCCGCCCTCTTCGCCGGCGGCACCGTCTCCGCGACCACGGCCGGCGCCGCCCCCGCCGCGGTCGGCGACATCTGCTACAGCGCCCTGCCCTCCCAGGCCCACGACACGCTCGACCTGATCGAGCAGGGCGGCCCCTACCCGTTCGACCAGGACGGCACCGTCTTCCAGAACCGGGAGGGCATCCTGCCCAGCCGGTCCACCGGCTACTACCACGAGTACACCGTGATCACGCCGGGCTCGGACACGCGGGGCGCCCGCCGCATCGTCACCGGTGAGGACTACCAGGAGGACTACTACACGGCCGACCACTACGCCTCGTTCGACCTCGTCGACCACGGCTGCTGA
- a CDS encoding sensor histidine kinase — translation MSTVNTDKQATAPPAFAKRRWVLPAALVEDLYPESRRPGGRPRRTARDWVVDFACFLLAVTIGLLAADVLDEEPNLSPAMAVADQVIGALACAAVWLRRRWPVGLAVAMLPVSLVSATAGGAVLASLFTLAVHRPFRYVAWIGGASLALAPLYYWMRPEPELPYLASLLIATLLAVTVLGWGLLVRSKRQLLLSLRDRARHAEAEAGLRAEQAQRLAREAIAREMHDVLAHRLTLLSVHAGALEFRPDASREEVARAAGVIRESAHEALQDLREIIGVLRAGESDDAGRPQPTLGALDALVAECRRAGMKVTLASGVPDPAAVPASVGRTAYRIAQEALTNARKHAPGTEVTVSVAGAPGDGLALSVRNTPPEGDVPHVPGSGQGLIGLTERATLAGGALDHGPTPEGGFEVRARLPWG, via the coding sequence TTGTCGACTGTGAACACTGACAAGCAGGCCACGGCACCCCCGGCGTTCGCCAAGCGGCGCTGGGTGCTGCCGGCGGCGCTGGTCGAGGACCTGTACCCGGAATCGCGGCGCCCCGGCGGCAGACCCCGGCGCACCGCGCGCGACTGGGTCGTCGACTTCGCCTGCTTCCTGCTGGCGGTCACCATCGGACTGCTCGCCGCCGACGTGCTCGACGAGGAGCCGAACCTGTCGCCCGCCATGGCCGTCGCCGACCAGGTGATCGGTGCCCTGGCCTGCGCCGCCGTCTGGCTCCGCCGCAGGTGGCCGGTGGGGCTGGCGGTGGCGATGCTGCCCGTCTCGCTGGTCTCGGCGACCGCGGGCGGCGCCGTCCTCGCCTCCCTCTTCACGCTCGCCGTGCACCGTCCCTTCCGGTACGTGGCCTGGATCGGCGGCGCGAGCCTCGCCCTGGCACCCCTGTACTACTGGATGCGCCCGGAACCGGAGCTGCCCTATCTGGCATCGCTCCTCATCGCCACCCTGCTCGCCGTCACGGTCCTCGGCTGGGGCCTGCTCGTCCGCTCCAAGCGCCAGCTTCTGCTCAGCCTGCGCGACCGCGCCCGGCATGCCGAGGCGGAGGCCGGGCTGCGGGCCGAACAGGCACAGCGACTGGCCCGGGAGGCCATCGCGCGGGAGATGCACGACGTGCTCGCGCACCGGCTGACCCTGCTCAGCGTGCACGCGGGCGCCCTGGAGTTCCGGCCCGACGCGTCCCGCGAGGAGGTGGCGCGGGCCGCCGGTGTCATCCGGGAGAGCGCGCACGAGGCCCTCCAGGACCTGCGGGAGATCATCGGCGTGCTGCGCGCGGGGGAGTCCGACGACGCGGGCCGCCCCCAGCCGACGCTCGGCGCACTCGACGCGCTGGTCGCCGAGTGCCGCCGGGCCGGCATGAAGGTCACCCTCGCGAGCGGCGTTCCCGACCCCGCCGCCGTCCCGGCCTCCGTCGGCCGCACCGCCTACCGCATCGCCCAGGAGGCCCTGACCAACGCGCGCAAGCACGCGCCCGGCACGGAGGTCACCGTCTCGGTCGCCGGAGCACCGGGGGACGGCCTGGCGCTCAGCGTGCGCAACACCCCGCCCGAAGGGGACGTGCCCCATGTACCCGGCTCCGGGCAAGGACTGATCGGGCTCACCGAGCGTGCCACGCTCGCGGGCGGCGCCCTGGACCACGGCCCGACTCCCGAGGGCGGCTTCGAGGTGCGGGCGCGGCTGCCGTGGGGATGA
- a CDS encoding response regulator, giving the protein MTAIRLLLVDDDPLVRAGLSFMLGGAEDVEIVGEAADGDQVAELVDRTSPDVVLMDIRMPGVDGLTATERLRDRPDAPQVVVLTTFHADEQVLRALRAGAAGFVLKDTPPAEILDAVRKVAAGDPVLSPAVTRRLMEHAAGGSADTRRTRARQRLDALNDREREVAVAVGRGLANAAIAAELYMSVATVKTHVSRILAKLDLGNRVQIALLTYDAGLLDEYDGYGADDDGH; this is encoded by the coding sequence ATGACTGCGATCAGACTGCTCCTCGTCGACGACGACCCGCTGGTGCGGGCCGGGCTCTCCTTCATGCTGGGCGGCGCCGAGGACGTGGAGATCGTCGGCGAGGCGGCCGACGGCGACCAGGTCGCGGAGCTGGTCGACCGCACCAGCCCCGACGTCGTCCTCATGGACATCCGCATGCCGGGAGTGGACGGCCTCACGGCCACCGAGCGGCTGCGGGACCGCCCGGACGCCCCGCAGGTCGTCGTCCTCACCACCTTCCACGCGGACGAGCAGGTGCTGCGGGCCCTGCGCGCCGGCGCCGCCGGCTTCGTCCTGAAGGACACCCCGCCCGCGGAGATCCTCGACGCGGTGCGCAAGGTCGCGGCCGGCGACCCGGTCCTCTCGCCCGCGGTGACCCGGCGGCTGATGGAGCACGCCGCGGGCGGCTCCGCCGACACCAGACGCACACGCGCGCGTCAGCGCCTCGACGCCCTCAACGACCGCGAACGCGAGGTCGCCGTCGCGGTCGGCCGGGGCCTGGCCAACGCCGCCATCGCGGCGGAGCTCTACATGAGCGTGGCCACCGTCAAGACCCACGTCTCCCGCATCCTCGCCAAGCTCGACCTCGGCAACCGGGTGCAGATCGCGCTGCTGACGTACGACGCGGGACTCCTGGACGAATACGACGGCTACGGCGCGGACGACGACGGGCACTGA